TTGGACACACCATTCTCTGAGCCTCTCCCACCAGTGATGTACACCTTACAGCCGATAGCGCAGGCGCTGAACTCCTTCCTGGGGCTGGGAATGTCAGCCTTAGGGATGATCTCTTTGGCTTTCTGGTCCACCAGGTACAACTTGTCACACATGAACGTCTGCCCTCCCAGCAGAAAGAGGGCATGGCTGGTCTTTCTTGGCCGAGCACATGGGCTGTTAACGACGCCATCATTCTGCAGGATCTTCAGCTTACAACGGATAGCTTCATCCACCAGTTCCTTGCTCTTGGGCTGGGCGTTGATCAGCTCTTCGGTAGAAACGTTCTCCATGAGAAAGATGGCAGGCAGCAGGGCCAGACGGACCGTTCTTAGGAGCTCTGGAAGGTGGCAGTGCCTCTTTTCCAGGTCATAGTTGATCCAGTTAAGGGCAGCTTCATAAACCAGTCTCTCATCTTCTGTCTCTAGCTCCTCATGTGACAAAAGCTGCACCACCATATCTTTGGGCAGTTGGAGGAAGTCCTCTGTCTTGCAAATAGCTGGAAAGTTGCTGAGGCACATACCCCAGGAGAGCTCTGACAGCTTGGTGCACTGGTGAGCGTCAGACAGCAACAGCATGCCAAGGCAGTTAGATGGGTGAAGGTTTCTCTCCAGGAATTCAGCACAGGCATCCCGGATGTCCTGAAACTCCAGCATGTCCCCAGCCTCCAAAAGCGACTCTGCGTTCTCCTCGTTGATGACTACACGTGACGAATACGCGTAATCCAGCAGGAGCTCTAAAACCTCGGGGTGGATGGAGTCACGGAAGTCGACCTCGCTAGCCTGGCTCTCCCTCAGTCCACCACTGAACATGGCCTCAAAGTAACGGCTGCAGGCGGCCAGCACTGCACGATGGCAGGGGAAGGAGCGGCTACCGGCATGAAGCAGGACATCTGTGAAAAGCCGTTGCTGTCGCAGTGAGTTGAGGTGCATTAGGACGCTGTCAGCATAGGAGGACTTGTGGAACAGGTAGATGTTCATTGAGCCAGTGCTGGCTCGTGATTTCCGGTTCTCATGGACGCACACGGACATTTTCATTGAatcctgaaaaagaaaagacaagaagagtctctttttaatgcatttcaaaTTGAAAGTCCATCATTATACAAGGTTCTACAATGTTTCGTAGAGGAAACAGTCGGTGAGTCACAGTGcaggtggattttttttcatgcatttttgtCTTCTAAT
The sequence above is drawn from the Epinephelus fuscoguttatus linkage group LG18, E.fuscoguttatus.final_Chr_v1 genome and encodes:
- the enc1 gene encoding ectoderm-neural cortex protein 1, with protein sequence MKMSVCVHENRKSRASTGSMNIYLFHKSSYADSVLMHLNSLRQQRLFTDVLLHAGSRSFPCHRAVLAACSRYFEAMFSGGLRESQASEVDFRDSIHPEVLELLLDYAYSSRVVINEENAESLLEAGDMLEFQDIRDACAEFLERNLHPSNCLGMLLLSDAHQCTKLSELSWGMCLSNFPAICKTEDFLQLPKDMVVQLLSHEELETEDERLVYEAALNWINYDLEKRHCHLPELLRTVRLALLPAIFLMENVSTEELINAQPKSKELVDEAIRCKLKILQNDGVVNSPCARPRKTSHALFLLGGQTFMCDKLYLVDQKAKEIIPKADIPSPRKEFSACAIGCKVYITGGRGSENGVSKDVWVYDTVHEEWSKAAPMLIARFGHGSAELKHCLYVVGGHTAATGCLPASPSVSLKQVEQFDPVANKWTMVAPLREGVSNAAVVSVKLKLFAFGGTSVTHDKLPKVQCYDPQENRWSVPASCPQPWRYTAAAVLGNQIFVMGGDTEFSACSAYKFSSESYQWTKVGDVTAKRMSCQAVASGNKLYVVGGYFGTQRCKTLDCYDPTLDAWNSITTVPYSLIPTAFVSTWKHLPA